The window GCATTGTAGATATATGTAACAAATATACCAGAGAAACAGCAATAACAGAAAGGTGGAACTGCACAGAGCTTACATTATCTGTTAATCCCGACACGAGTACACGATAACGTgtacctatatatacatatatacatgtgtagcGCGTAGCGAGCAACGAACAGGATGTCGGTAGGAATACCCATAAAATTACTGCATGAAGGAATAGGCCATACAATTTCGGTGGAGACGAAGGCGGGAGTCCTCTACAGGGGCACATTGGTAAGCGTATCTTTCATAACTGACTCAACGTATTTTTATCTATAGGCACATTAAATATGAGTGTATCTATTTATGCGCATACCGTGTATATATAACAACACTTATGTGAGAGCATGGTTCTTATTTCTGCACACCAcacgccccccccccctcccttctttcctttagcTTTTCGCAGAGGATAACATGAACTGCCTTCTAGAGAACGTCTCTGTGATTAAAAAGGACGGAAAGCAAATTCTCCTGGAGGTAAGAAAAAGCGGCGTGTCAGATGCAGAATGTGCCATCTATGGAGCGAACAAAATATGAACCTTTAAGGGTGTTAACGGAGGGATACTTAAGCATGTCTGATCCTTCTTTTGTATTGGACTACCTCTTTATGGtgttcaccccccccctcccctccttCATCTTCAGCAAGTGTACATACGAGGAGGAAGTGTGTCCTTCATGATTTTCCCAGATATGCTGAGATATGCGCCTATATTTAAAGTGAACAAGACTAAAACGAAAACGAACTTTGCCACCATTAGGCGGGCCATGGAAGTTCACGCAAAGATGGCAACGAAGAACAGGGAGGGCAGAGCATGAA is drawn from Plasmodium knowlesi strain H genome assembly, chromosome: 7 and contains these coding sequences:
- a CDS encoding small nuclear ribonucleoprotein Sm D3, putative, coding for MSVGIPIKLLHEGIGHTISVETKAGVLYRGTLLFAEDNMNCLLENVSVIKKDGKQILLEQVYIRGGSVSFMIFPDMLRYAPIFKVNKTKTKTNFATIRRAMEVHAKMATKNREGRA